The genomic window aaatttctatataaatatttatgtccAATTTTCTCGATTTTTATTCGTATTCATTATATAATTCGGGTTGGACTAAAGAGTGTATTTGCTGGCATTGGCGTCAGCCCAATGTGTATTCCCCTTCTCTTTTTACCATCACCAACCAAAAAGGCACCCACACCCACATGGAACTACTGTTACGCTGTAGTTTCCAATAAtcatatgattattattattaattcatgATATATGTATTCTTATTGGTCACTCACTTAGCACTGCTGGGCCACGCATTTCCATTAATActatacacatacatatacttacatgttaatattatttatatataataatactttCCTTTATAGAAACAGAGGCACATGAAGAAGGATTACTAGTAAGTTGATAAATAAAgatggaaattaaaaaaaaaagcaaataaataaatgaaaacaagTGGGAGGGGGGAGTTCGTGGTGGTAGTAAAATTGCATGCACATGGTTAGGGGGGGCATATGTTGAGGTTTTTGGGGGGTAGATTAGGGTTTCAAATGGGGTTTTAGTTGGAAAAGGAATtaggtttaaatttaattttggtaAATGCTAGTTGatctaaacttaaaaaattagaatttttttaaattatttaaaactttagTTTATTGAGTTTGATACCAATtaaataatattgttaatttaccctaagttttttttttaaattataatgaaaCTTGTTTTTTATTAGACGAAAAATCTAATTACTTTCACGGCTTTTGCAcgaaaaaatagaataaaataaatggcAACTAATACCAATAATAAAGAAATTTCCTGTTCCTTTTtgagatgtatatatatatgagtgtgAAAATTACAGATtggatataaatatattttattttaaaattacatataataaataataaaacgtatGGTTTGAAACTATTTAGTAATAACATCTAGAATATGTAcattgttaaaatgaaaaatattatattaaattgtttattattgtaTTGTCATCAATCTTGAGGCGGTGCCAAGTTAACTTGTGACGCCAACTCAATCAgatacattattaatataatatatacaactTATGTAGGTAATAAAGTGtggataataaaattaaaatgtataaaaatatataaaaatagttttacttaaatggtaaatttaaggttttattaatGTAATTGGCGTAGGTTTAAATTGTAccttatgaatatttttattaatttttttaaaagtgaaaATACTATAATATCcttaaaaatattacatattttaattacaaaataacattCCCAAAACTTTGAGTGTGACATCGACTTATGGTTGAAAAAAGAAATTACATAAACAAAATAGAATTCAGTTTAAAATGGCAAagttaaaaacttgaaaaaatataatattttatgttcaaattccatattttttttatttttttatataaatataaatatataaaaataaatttatttaatcaagttGGTATTAGATTAGCTTGTAACAATAATTCAATAAGGAATTTAATATATGCGAGAATATTTGATGCGTTGTCGATGCAGAAGTTCCATACACTATCGATGAATAATAACATCACACctcatcattaaataaaataaaaaaataataaaaaatttataaataaatactaataactttatttgaacataattaaatagtaattaattataaaaaaatgttaaggCTTTAGACCCTGATTCAAAGatattgaatatgaaaattatttaatacttatttataatagatatatttaatgtttaattatgttaatttaatgatattattCATTGACAATCAAATATTATAGATACGATTGAAATGTATATCTAACGGCTATAAATGACCAAAAAAATGCCATCTTTTTCTGTTATTATTTGTAATTTCTCTTCAAACGACTGGTGAGTCGTGAGCACAGAGCAGTGGCGAGTGGTCCCATTTCCCAAAtaatttatgattttcttttggaaagaattatttatgattaCCAAATACCAATACAGTTAGTCATGTTTCTTTCAGTTTGTTACgtttgtctttttaatttttttttttatttctcgaAGAGTTTATCATTTCgagtataataattaatttttcgtattttataaatttattaaaaaaataaatatttatcataaattttaaagttgtTACTATAACACTAATATCGGAtttgatttagggatttttcgattaaaaaataaaaaaattaataaaacgcGAGCATAATATTAATTGACAGTCACAGTAGCGAAATGACAAGGTGGCGAGGGGCGACCAGTCACTGAATTCCATGGTCACGAAGACGAACACTTAATACCTTGACACAGCAAAGActtttatgtataaattatggatGAAAAAAGTGGGAGAAAAAAAGGGATTGATGACGATGGATGAAAACTACAACCCTTTCTCCTATAAGTAGTAACTATTTAACTGATTCCATCGGTACTTGTTCTGTGAGATTCTCTTTTGAGAAaccaaaaaagaaagagaaaatctgAAACTGCTAAAACCTTACCACctgaatataaaattataaatcaagaatTTGATAACAAAGGAGAAACAAGTCAGTACAGAGTTgatggaaaaagaaagaattttctAGGAAACTTTTGAAGGAAACAAACTCATATTCTTACATGAAACTCTTAAATTGAACTAAACAAAGTAAGAgagaaatgtataaaaatatcttcttcttcttttttttaatctcttttctttctctctatgCTTTGTTTGtgcctttttctttttggtgGTGTTGCTGGTAATTTACCCAagcttattttttttttgttctcgcTGCTCAATTCAATCTCTGATCCCGTTTTTTTCCTTTGAAAACGGGATTTTCCTTATTCACCAACAAATCAATAAATGCAAAAGCGGAACTGCGTCTCTGCCAATGTCAGCTAATGGGACTGGAGCTAATTTGAAAACAATGAGGAGATTCATGAAGAAGGTGATActgaattattgaaatgaaatggtttgaaaagaaaggGTATACGAGGTAAATGACTGAGAAATGGGGAAAAAGGACACATTTGTTAGGGTATTTTGGTTGAGCTTCTGCACGCGCGGGGGTACATATggtacattttttcttttttgttgtgaTGGGGTGAACACTGATCACTGCTTGCCATTGTTATTGAACCATGGTGAAAAAGGAGGGTGCCCCATTCCCTCCTCCATTGGGAGTGTTTGAATTCTGTCTCTGGAATTCTATCTTATAACCCATCTTTCGTTCTTCTTCCAATTCTTCATCATCATCGTCATCGTTGTCTTCCTCATCGTCATCTTCATCAACCTCCTGATCCATAATATCGCTATCAGGTTCATCGATCCTACCATACCCATCTACCAACAAGGATTGTCCTCGATGGTGATGTTGTTGGTGGTGTAACCCTTCCCTCTGCTCCTCCATCAGCTCCCTCACGGTACTTCCTGGCTTCAATACCAACCCAACAATTAATCAATACGCATCAGACAATGATTGCTAATCAAAATGCaatgataattattaattaatgaacTATGTGAATATGAATTTACCTTCTTTGCAGCTCCACCGTATCCTTCTCCAAAGGGATGACTAGATAAGCCTTCTTTGCTTGTCACCACATCAGCAGTAGCTCCGCTTTCGTTTTGGGATGGTTGCGGTGCTGCCGTGCTTAGTGTGGGGTCATGATGCTGCCGTGACGTTTCTTCATCGGGTCTATTATGGTCACTAAAGCTGCCACTGCTAGTCCCACCACCAAGTATTTTCTTACGGTAAAGGGCATCGAGCTGGTGAAAATAGGGACAAGTTTTGGCATCTTCGGGACGTTTTTTGTTGCTTTCTTTGACCTTTTTGAAGTACTTGTTGATGTTCTCCCACTTTTCCTTACATCGTTTGGCGCTTCGCTTGTAACCCAACCTGGACATACCAGCAGAGATTTCTTCCCAAAGAGGACCTTTAGGCCCAGCTTCTTGGTACCTGGATTCAAGCCCACTCCTCAGGTTTATAAGTGCAAGAACTTCAGTTTTAGGCCATCTAGACGAGGCTGGCTCCGCCAAGCTCCCACTCCCACCAGTCTCTTGTGGTGGGACCTGTTGTTCCGGAATTGCCATTACTATTTCTGTAGTAATGGGCTGTTGTTGATGCCTCACAAGTTCCATATGTTGAAGCTGCTGCTGCTGTTGAACAACCTGTGGCTGCTGTTGTGGTGGTGGTGGTTGATGGTGAGATATATGCGTCTGTTGTTGTTCTTGTTGCTTTTGTTGTGGTAATGTCGGTGTTTGATGCGATGGTGGAGCAATAGGGACCTCCGGTGGAACAACGGAGACGGTCGGTTGTGTcggtggaggtggtggtggtgctGCGGGTACAATAACAGTTGCGGTGGTGGGTAATTGTATGGTCTGGCCAGTAATCTTTTGCAAAAAGGAAACAATAGCAGCATCCCTTGAAGCAGCAATGGCTCGTTCTTGAGCCATGAGTTCATGTTCACGAGTTAACCTTGCCATCTCTTGTCTTTTCCAAGCTTCTTCTCTTATCGTCCTATCTTGCTCCCTCTTCTCCATGGCTTCTAAAAACCTTTGTTGCATGGCTTCTTGTTTCTGCATGACTTGTTTCATTAAACCCTCAAAGAACTCCATCATCCTCCTCGTCGAACTACCACCCCCTCCTCTTGACGACGACCTTTTACGTTTACGGCTAGTGCCAGCCATGCTTGACGGTTCTCCTCCAACTCCAACTTCATCTTCGTCTTCCTCATCATCGTCAAAGCCTTGAGAGAAGGTAGAGCTA from Gossypium hirsutum isolate 1008001.06 chromosome D12, Gossypium_hirsutum_v2.1, whole genome shotgun sequence includes these protein-coding regions:
- the LOC107937278 gene encoding trihelix transcription factor GTL1 isoform X1 — translated: MQQEGGGGGGGGGQQSQYGEMTTGPPTTGAVSEASEQLVEAASPISSRPPAGNLDEFMRLASVGGGDELGLGDRHGSGGGGGAGVASGNRWPRQETLALLKIRSDMDATFRDATVKGPLWEDVSRKLAELGYKRSAKKCREKFENVHKYYKRTKETRAGRQDGKSYKFFSQLEALQTTSGAAPGNVSIPVIPATVAVTAASLDVAPVSVGIPMPISSAARIVPPTTAVPMSSSSFLAMPGSALAPVPVAVPEPATAPAPAPPAATTAAPFGISFSSNSSTFSQGFDDDEEDEDEVGVGGEPSSMAGTSRKRKRSSSRGGGGSSTRRMMEFFEGLMKQVMQKQEAMQQRFLEAMEKREQDRTIREEAWKRQEMARLTREHELMAQERAIAASRDAAIVSFLQKITGQTIQLPTTATVIVPAAPPPPPPTQPTVSVVPPEVPIAPPSHQTPTLPQQKQQEQQQTHISHHQPPPPQQQPQVVQQQQQLQHMELVRHQQQPITTEIVMAIPEQQVPPQETGGSGSLAEPASSRWPKTEVLALINLRSGLESRYQEAGPKGPLWEEISAGMSRLGYKRSAKRCKEKWENINKYFKKVKESNKKRPEDAKTCPYFHQLDALYRKKILGGGTSSGSFSDHNRPDEETSRQHHDPTLSTAAPQPSQNESGATADVVTSKEGLSSHPFGEGYGGAAKKPGSTVRELMEEQREGLHHQQHHHRGQSLLVDGYGRIDEPDSDIMDQEVDEDDDEEDNDDDDDEELEEERKMGYKIEFQRQNSNTPNGGGNGAPSFFTMVQ
- the LOC107937278 gene encoding trihelix transcription factor GTL1 isoform X2, encoding MQQEGGGGGGGGGQQSQYGEMTTGPPTTGAVSEASEQLVEAASPISSRPPAGNLDEFMRLASVGGGDELGLGDRHGSGGGGGAGVASGNRWPRQETLALLKIRSDMDATFRDATVKGPLWEDVSRKLAELGYKRSAKKCREKFENVHKYYKRTKETRAGRQDGKSYKFFSQLEALQTTSGAAPGNVSIPVIPATVAVTAASLDVAPVSVGIPMPISSAARIVPPTTAVPMSSSSFLAMPGSALAPVPVAVPEPATAPAPAPPAATTAAPFGISFSSNSSTFSQGFDDDEEDEDEVGVGGEPSSMAGTSRKRKRSSSRGGGGSSTRRMMEFFEGLMKQVMQKQEAMQQRFLEAMEKREQDRTIREEAWKRQEMARLTREHELMAQERAIAASRDAAIVSFLQKITGQTIQLPTTATVIVPAAPPPPPPTQPTVSVVPPEVPIAPPSHQTPTLPQQKQQEQQQTHISHHQPPPPQQQPQVVQQQQQLQHMELVRHQQQPITTEIVMAIPEQQVPPQETGGSGSLAEPASSRWPKTEVLALINLRSGLESRYQEAGPKGPLWEEISAGMSRLGYKRSAKRCKEKWENINKYFKKVKESNKKRPEDAKTCPYFHQLDALYRKKILGGGTSSGSFSDHNRPDEETSRQHHDPTLSTAAPQPSQNESGATADVVTSKEGLSSHPFGEGYGGAAKKEVP